The following are encoded together in the Juglans microcarpa x Juglans regia isolate MS1-56 chromosome 2D, Jm3101_v1.0, whole genome shotgun sequence genome:
- the LOC121249461 gene encoding pathogen-associated molecular patterns-induced protein A70-like, with protein MNYTWAFITSWFTPAYLFLPLNLIIATIFLRYRFGSQRRPEQQQLGPVPSVLERVRSINFSLYKFKQPNEDPIADQFLLPTGPKHVNTPYPVPDHPPTQIARSTSGLLERLKSINLSSLYRSDSSTREIEFHHPTDLTTDADHLVRRSKSDKGVVGAPERPVEKIKKSASEKLAVGSSEEKETASLEDDEEVDVKADDFILRFKQQLRLQRLDSLLRYRDLLKRN; from the coding sequence ATGAATTACACGTGGGCTTTCATAACCAGTTGGTTCACACCCGCCTATCTCTTCCTCCCCCTCAACCTCATCATAGCCACCATCTTTCTCAGATACCGATTCGGCTCTCAGAGAAGACCAGAACAGCAGCAACTCGGTCCAGTCCCGTCCGTTCTCGAACGAGTCAGGTCCATCAACTTCTCCCTCTACAAGTTCAAGCAACCCAACGAAGACCCAATCGCCGATCAGTTTCTCCTGCCCACGGGTCCTAAGCACGTCAACACCCCGTATCCCGTTCCGGATCATCCTCCGACCCAAATCGCCCGGTCTACTTCCGGCCTGTTGGAACGCCTCAAGTCCAtcaacctctcctctctctacCGATCCGACTCGTCCACCAGGGAAATCGAATTTCATCACCCTACGGATCTGACCACGGACGCAGACCATTTGGTGAGGCGGAGCAAGTCGGACAAGGGCGTCGTCGGAGCTCCGGAAAGGCCGGTGGAGAAGATAAAGAAGTCTGCGAGTGAGAAATTGGCGGTGGGGAGCTCCGAAGAGAAGGAGACGGCGTCGTTGGAGGATGACGAAGAGGTGGACGTGAAGGccgatgattttattttaaggttTAAGCAGCAGCTGCGGCTGCAGCGGCTCGACTCTCTTCTTCGTTACAGGGACTTGCTTAAGaggaattaa
- the LOC121250492 gene encoding poly [ADP-ribose] polymerase tankyrase-2-like, producing the protein MATLSPVTFFDFNSYSETTRLISTCLKIPFSLFIRMTQTPLHVSAGYNRVEIVKFLLDRQGTSHKVELEAKNMYGETPLHMAAKNGCNDAAQLLWSWCHY; encoded by the exons ATGGCTACGCTCAGTCCGGTGACCTTCTTTGATTTCAATAGCTACTCCGAGACAACCCGTCTCATATCAACCTGTCTTAAGatcccattctctctctttatacga ATGACACAGACGCCACTTCATGTTTCTGCTGGTTATAACAGGGTTGAGATAGTCAAATTTCTTCTTGATCGGCAAGGGACAAGTCATAAGGTTGAGTTGGAAGCTAAGAACATG TATGGAGAAACTCCTTTGCACATGGCAGCAAAGAATGGATGCAATGATGCTGCACAGTTACTTTGGTCATGGTGCCATTATTGA